One stretch of Callospermophilus lateralis isolate mCalLat2 chromosome 11, mCalLat2.hap1, whole genome shotgun sequence DNA includes these proteins:
- the Mrm3 gene encoding rRNA methyltransferase 3, mitochondrial isoform X1, with the protein MALLVKNVCSSVRPWLPVAQTWDLNARRWVRALRRSPLKVVFPSGEVVERKRSPRKQPREAASEAHAQGQRPTPPLQRSPSHMPSTWEEAGLRYDKAFPGDRRLSSVMTIVKSRPFRDKQGKILLEGRRLIADALKAGAVPKVFFFSRLEYIKELPVDKLKGVSLIKVKFEDIKDWSDLVAPQGIIGQWLHNVSLGIFAKPDHVKMTYPETQLQHSLPLFLICDNLRDPGNLGTILRSAAGAGCSKVLLTKGCVDAWEPKVLRAGMGAHFQVPIINNLEWETVPNCLPPDTRVHVADNCGLYAQAQMSTKASDHGWVSDRRFLKFHKFQEEDIETGDSKDWLPEIEVQSYDLDWTEAPAAVVIGGETHGVSLESLQLAESTGGKRLLIPVVPGVDSLNSAMAASILLFEGKRQLRLRVEHLNRDRSYH; encoded by the exons ATGGCGCTGCTGGTGAAGAACGTGTGTTCTTCTGTGCGTCCGTGGCTGCCAGTGGCCCAGACTTGGGATCTCAACGCGCGGCGCTGGGTCCGGGCACTGCGGCGGAGCCCTTTGAAAGTGGTGTTTCCATCCGGAGAGGTGGTGGAGCGGAAGCGCTCCCCTCGGAAGCAGCCCCGCGAGGCGGCGTCTGAGGCGCATGCCCAGGGGCAGCGACCGACACCGCCGCTTCAGAGGTCCCCATCCCATATGCCGAGTACCTGGGAAGAGGCAGGACTTCGCTACGATAAAGCTTTTCCTGGGGACAGGAGGCTGAG CAGTGTAATGACAATAGTTAAGTCCAGGCCGTTTCGGGACAAACAAGGGAAGATACTACTGGAAGGTCGCAGGCTGATTGCAGACGCTCTGAAGGCTGGAGCTGTGCCAAAAGTTTTCTTCTTTAGCCGCCTGGAATACATAAAGGAGTTGCCAGTTGATAAGTTGAAAGGTGTAAGCCTCATTAAGGTGAAATTTGAGGATATCAAGGATTGGTCTGACCTAGTAGCACCACAAGGAATAATTGGTCAGTGGTTACACAATGTATCACTAG GGATTTTTGCCAAACCTGACCATGTCAAAATGACATATCCAGAGACTCAGCTTCAGCATTCCCTGCCCTTATTTTTGATTTGTGACAATCTCCGTGACCCTGGGAACCTGGGGACAATTCTGAGATCTGCTGCTGGGGCAGGCTGCAGCAAAGTATTACTAACTAAAG gcTGTGTGGATGCCTGGGAACCCAAAGTGCTACGGGCAGGCATGGGGGCACATTTTCAGGTGCCTATTATcaacaatctggaatgggaaacagTACCCAACTGCTTGCCCCCTGACACCCGGGTCCATGTAGCAGATAACTGTGGCCTCTATGCTCAGGCCCAGATGTCTACTAAAGCCAGTGATCATGGCTGGGTGAGTGATCGACGATTTCTGAAATTTCACAAGTTCCAGGAAGAGGATATAGAAACTGGAGACAGTAAAGACTGGCTCCCTGAAATTGAGGTTCAGAGTTACGACTTGGACTGGACAGAGGCACCAGCAGCTGTGGTGATAGGTGGGGAGACCCATGGTGTGAGTCTGGAGTCCCTGCAGTTGGCTGAGAGCACTGGGGGCAAGAGGCTGCTGATCCCTGTTGTGCCTGGTGTGGACAGCCTGAACTCGGCCATGGCTGCAAGCATCCTGCTTTTTGAAGGAAAAAGACAGCTAAGGTTAAGGGTGGAACACTTGAACAGGGACAGGAGCTACCACTGA
- the Mrm3 gene encoding rRNA methyltransferase 3, mitochondrial isoform X3 translates to MALLVKNVCSSVRPWLPVAQTWDLNARRWVRALRRSPLKVVFPSGEVVERKRSPRKQPREAASEAHAQGQRPTPPLQRSPSHMPSTWEEAGLRYDKAFPGDRRLSSVMTIVKSRPFRDKQGKILLEGRRLIADALKAGAVPKVFFFSRLEYIKELPVDKLKGIFAKPDHVKMTYPETQLQHSLPLFLICDNLRDPGNLGTILRSAAGAGCSKVLLTKGCVDAWEPKVLRAGMGAHFQVPIINNLEWETVPNCLPPDTRVHVADNCGLYAQAQMSTKASDHGWVSDRRFLKFHKFQEEDIETGDSKDWLPEIEVQSYDLDWTEAPAAVVIGGETHGVSLESLQLAESTGGKRLLIPVVPGVDSLNSAMAASILLFEGKRQLRLRVEHLNRDRSYH, encoded by the exons ATGGCGCTGCTGGTGAAGAACGTGTGTTCTTCTGTGCGTCCGTGGCTGCCAGTGGCCCAGACTTGGGATCTCAACGCGCGGCGCTGGGTCCGGGCACTGCGGCGGAGCCCTTTGAAAGTGGTGTTTCCATCCGGAGAGGTGGTGGAGCGGAAGCGCTCCCCTCGGAAGCAGCCCCGCGAGGCGGCGTCTGAGGCGCATGCCCAGGGGCAGCGACCGACACCGCCGCTTCAGAGGTCCCCATCCCATATGCCGAGTACCTGGGAAGAGGCAGGACTTCGCTACGATAAAGCTTTTCCTGGGGACAGGAGGCTGAG CAGTGTAATGACAATAGTTAAGTCCAGGCCGTTTCGGGACAAACAAGGGAAGATACTACTGGAAGGTCGCAGGCTGATTGCAGACGCTCTGAAGGCTGGAGCTGTGCCAAAAGTTTTCTTCTTTAGCCGCCTGGAATACATAAAGGAGTTGCCAGTTGATAAGTTGAAAG GGATTTTTGCCAAACCTGACCATGTCAAAATGACATATCCAGAGACTCAGCTTCAGCATTCCCTGCCCTTATTTTTGATTTGTGACAATCTCCGTGACCCTGGGAACCTGGGGACAATTCTGAGATCTGCTGCTGGGGCAGGCTGCAGCAAAGTATTACTAACTAAAG gcTGTGTGGATGCCTGGGAACCCAAAGTGCTACGGGCAGGCATGGGGGCACATTTTCAGGTGCCTATTATcaacaatctggaatgggaaacagTACCCAACTGCTTGCCCCCTGACACCCGGGTCCATGTAGCAGATAACTGTGGCCTCTATGCTCAGGCCCAGATGTCTACTAAAGCCAGTGATCATGGCTGGGTGAGTGATCGACGATTTCTGAAATTTCACAAGTTCCAGGAAGAGGATATAGAAACTGGAGACAGTAAAGACTGGCTCCCTGAAATTGAGGTTCAGAGTTACGACTTGGACTGGACAGAGGCACCAGCAGCTGTGGTGATAGGTGGGGAGACCCATGGTGTGAGTCTGGAGTCCCTGCAGTTGGCTGAGAGCACTGGGGGCAAGAGGCTGCTGATCCCTGTTGTGCCTGGTGTGGACAGCCTGAACTCGGCCATGGCTGCAAGCATCCTGCTTTTTGAAGGAAAAAGACAGCTAAGGTTAAGGGTGGAACACTTGAACAGGGACAGGAGCTACCACTGA
- the Mrm3 gene encoding rRNA methyltransferase 3, mitochondrial isoform X2, producing MALLVKNVCSSVRPWLPVAQTWDLNARRWVRALRRSPLKVVFPSGEVVERKRSPRKQPREAASEAHAQGQRPTPPLQRSPSHMPSTWEEAGLRYDKAFPGDRRLSSVMTIVKSRPFRDKQGKILLEGRRLIADALKAGAVPKVFFFSRLEYIKELPVDKLKGVSLIKVKFEDIKDWSDLVAPQGIIGIFAKPDHVKMTYPETQLQHSLPLFLICDNLRDPGNLGTILRSAAGAGCSKVLLTKGCVDAWEPKVLRAGMGAHFQVPIINNLEWETVPNCLPPDTRVHVADNCGLYAQAQMSTKASDHGWVSDRRFLKFHKFQEEDIETGDSKDWLPEIEVQSYDLDWTEAPAAVVIGGETHGVSLESLQLAESTGGKRLLIPVVPGVDSLNSAMAASILLFEGKRQLRLRVEHLNRDRSYH from the exons ATGGCGCTGCTGGTGAAGAACGTGTGTTCTTCTGTGCGTCCGTGGCTGCCAGTGGCCCAGACTTGGGATCTCAACGCGCGGCGCTGGGTCCGGGCACTGCGGCGGAGCCCTTTGAAAGTGGTGTTTCCATCCGGAGAGGTGGTGGAGCGGAAGCGCTCCCCTCGGAAGCAGCCCCGCGAGGCGGCGTCTGAGGCGCATGCCCAGGGGCAGCGACCGACACCGCCGCTTCAGAGGTCCCCATCCCATATGCCGAGTACCTGGGAAGAGGCAGGACTTCGCTACGATAAAGCTTTTCCTGGGGACAGGAGGCTGAG CAGTGTAATGACAATAGTTAAGTCCAGGCCGTTTCGGGACAAACAAGGGAAGATACTACTGGAAGGTCGCAGGCTGATTGCAGACGCTCTGAAGGCTGGAGCTGTGCCAAAAGTTTTCTTCTTTAGCCGCCTGGAATACATAAAGGAGTTGCCAGTTGATAAGTTGAAAGGTGTAAGCCTCATTAAGGTGAAATTTGAGGATATCAAGGATTGGTCTGACCTAGTAGCACCACAAGGAATAATTG GGATTTTTGCCAAACCTGACCATGTCAAAATGACATATCCAGAGACTCAGCTTCAGCATTCCCTGCCCTTATTTTTGATTTGTGACAATCTCCGTGACCCTGGGAACCTGGGGACAATTCTGAGATCTGCTGCTGGGGCAGGCTGCAGCAAAGTATTACTAACTAAAG gcTGTGTGGATGCCTGGGAACCCAAAGTGCTACGGGCAGGCATGGGGGCACATTTTCAGGTGCCTATTATcaacaatctggaatgggaaacagTACCCAACTGCTTGCCCCCTGACACCCGGGTCCATGTAGCAGATAACTGTGGCCTCTATGCTCAGGCCCAGATGTCTACTAAAGCCAGTGATCATGGCTGGGTGAGTGATCGACGATTTCTGAAATTTCACAAGTTCCAGGAAGAGGATATAGAAACTGGAGACAGTAAAGACTGGCTCCCTGAAATTGAGGTTCAGAGTTACGACTTGGACTGGACAGAGGCACCAGCAGCTGTGGTGATAGGTGGGGAGACCCATGGTGTGAGTCTGGAGTCCCTGCAGTTGGCTGAGAGCACTGGGGGCAAGAGGCTGCTGATCCCTGTTGTGCCTGGTGTGGACAGCCTGAACTCGGCCATGGCTGCAAGCATCCTGCTTTTTGAAGGAAAAAGACAGCTAAGGTTAAGGGTGGAACACTTGAACAGGGACAGGAGCTACCACTGA
- the Mrm3 gene encoding rRNA methyltransferase 3, mitochondrial isoform X4, whose product MTYPETQLQHSLPLFLICDNLRDPGNLGTILRSAAGAGCSKVLLTKGCVDAWEPKVLRAGMGAHFQVPIINNLEWETVPNCLPPDTRVHVADNCGLYAQAQMSTKASDHGWVSDRRFLKFHKFQEEDIETGDSKDWLPEIEVQSYDLDWTEAPAAVVIGGETHGVSLESLQLAESTGGKRLLIPVVPGVDSLNSAMAASILLFEGKRQLRLRVEHLNRDRSYH is encoded by the exons ATGACATATCCAGAGACTCAGCTTCAGCATTCCCTGCCCTTATTTTTGATTTGTGACAATCTCCGTGACCCTGGGAACCTGGGGACAATTCTGAGATCTGCTGCTGGGGCAGGCTGCAGCAAAGTATTACTAACTAAAG gcTGTGTGGATGCCTGGGAACCCAAAGTGCTACGGGCAGGCATGGGGGCACATTTTCAGGTGCCTATTATcaacaatctggaatgggaaacagTACCCAACTGCTTGCCCCCTGACACCCGGGTCCATGTAGCAGATAACTGTGGCCTCTATGCTCAGGCCCAGATGTCTACTAAAGCCAGTGATCATGGCTGGGTGAGTGATCGACGATTTCTGAAATTTCACAAGTTCCAGGAAGAGGATATAGAAACTGGAGACAGTAAAGACTGGCTCCCTGAAATTGAGGTTCAGAGTTACGACTTGGACTGGACAGAGGCACCAGCAGCTGTGGTGATAGGTGGGGAGACCCATGGTGTGAGTCTGGAGTCCCTGCAGTTGGCTGAGAGCACTGGGGGCAAGAGGCTGCTGATCCCTGTTGTGCCTGGTGTGGACAGCCTGAACTCGGCCATGGCTGCAAGCATCCTGCTTTTTGAAGGAAAAAGACAGCTAAGGTTAAGGGTGGAACACTTGAACAGGGACAGGAGCTACCACTGA
- the Glod4 gene encoding glyoxalase domain-containing protein 4, producing the protein MAGRRALHFVFKVGNRFQTTHFFRDVLGMKVLRHEEFEEGCKAACNGPYDGKWSKTMVGFGPEDDHFVAELTYNYGIGDYKLGNDFMGITLASSQAVSNARKLEWPLSEVAEGVFEIEAPGGYKFYLQNRSLLQSDPVLKVTLAVSDLQKSLHYWSNLLGMKIYEQDEENQRALLGYADNQCKLELQGIKGAVDHAAAFGRIAFSCPHKELPNLEDLMKKENQTILTPLVSLDTPGKATVQVVILADPDGHEICFVGDEAFRELSKMDPEGSKLLDDAMAADKSDEWFAERNKPKASG; encoded by the exons ATGGCTGGTCGCCGAGCTCTGCACTTCGTTTTCAAAGTGGGGAACCGCTTCCAGACGACGCATTTCTTTCGAGATGTCCTGGGGATGAAG GTTCTGCGGCATGAGGAATTTGAAGAAGGCTGCAAAGCTGCCTGTAATGG GCCTTATGATGGGAAATGGAGTAAAACAATGGTGGGATTTGGGCCTGAGGATGATCATTTTGTTGCAGAGCTGACTTACAATTATGGCATTGGAGACTACAAACTGGGCAATGACTTCATG GGAATCACACTTGCTTCTAGCCAGGCTGTCAGCAATGCCAGGAAGCTGGAGTGGCCACTCAGTGAAGTTGCAGAAGGAGTTTTTGAAATTGAGGCCCCAGGAGGATATAAATTCTATTTGCAGAATCGAAGTCTACTTCAGTCAG ATCCTGTATTGAAAGTAACTCTTGCAGTGTCTGATCTTCAGAAGTCCTTGCATTACTGGTCTAATCTACTGGGAATGAAAATTTATGAACAAGATGAAGAGAACCAAAGGGCTTTGCTGGGCTATGCTGATAACCAG TGTAAGTTAGAGCTGCAGGGCATCAAGGGTGCAGTTGACCACGCAGCAGCTTTTGGAAGAATTGCCTTTTCTTGTCCCCATAAAGAG TTACCAAACTTAGAAGACTTAATGAAAAAGGAGAACCAGACGATACTGACTCCCTTGGTGAGTCTGGATACCCCAGGGAAGGCCACAGTACAAGTGGTGATTCTGGCTGACCCT GATGGACATGAAATTTGCTTTGTTGGGGATGAAGCATTTCGAGAACTTTCTAAAATGGATCCAGAGGGAAGCAAATTATTGGATGAT GCAATGGCGGCAGATAAAAGTGATGAGTGGTTTGCtgaaagaaacaaaccaaaggcTTCAGGTTAA
- the LOC143410505 gene encoding diazepam-binding inhibitor-like 5, protein MQVEFEFACAAIKQLKRPVSDQDKLLIYSYYKQATQGDCNIAAPPDSDAKAKAKWEAWNENKGMSKMDAMRIYIDKVEELKKNEAG, encoded by the coding sequence ATGCAAGTGGAGTTTGAGTTCGCCTGTGCTGCGATCAAGCAGCTGAAACGTCCTGTGAGCGATCAGGATAAACTGCTGATATACAGCTACTACAAACAGGCCACTCAGGGTGACTGCAACATCGCTGCCCCTCCTGACTCAGATGCAAAAGCTAAAGCAAAGTGGGAGGCATGGAATGAGAACAAAGGGATGTCCAAGATGGATGCCATGAGGATCTATATTGACAAAGTGGAAGAGCTGAAGAAAAATGAGGCTGGTTAA